The region AGCTGCAGAGAGTAGAATTTTGAGCAGTTAACAATATAactataatttttatttattatgtgtTATTTTTGTAGTTGTTGAGGAGAGGGTAAGGAATGTGGTAGTACGGGACTCGAGATTAGTCCGGAAACCTGAGTAAGAGAGCGTGAGCGAGACCAGTAGTTCTATCTAATATAGAGAAGATATCACACTAGCGTACTTCCTCAAGCGATAGAATGAGACAAGTTACAAAATACAGACACAAGCAATGCGTACATTTTTAATGCTACAACTGCTTGTGCTGTCGTCAAAAACTGACAACTAACAATACCAAAGTCTTGGCACGTGCTACAAAACGCTATGCGTGCCAGCTTTTACTGTTTCATGATTGCACAGACTACAAACACGAACGAAAGGTTTACTGCTACTCGAGAGAAAACCGAAAAACATGATGGACGTCTGACTGCTCTTGTCTATGGCTGTAGATCAAAGTCTACGACCTGAGGGTAAGCAAAGTAAGTCTTTCCTGCGTTGTCTCCATGGCCATAGCAAGTGCCGAACCTCAGCTGGGCATACTTAGAATTAAGTGGCCATTGCCAGCTTACTCCGTTGCTGTAATATTTGGGAATGTCGTTAGGATCAGTTGTGGCTGGAACTACAAATCCATTCCATCGTGTCCACGTTTCTGTATCATTTTCAGTTCTTTTGAAGTATGGTATGTCTGTGCCTTTGACATCAAGCTTAAGAATATTGAATGCCGCGTCATAGACTCGAAAGCCAAGGAAGTTGTGTAGATATCTGGATGTACTCAGCAACCAGACACTGAATTCATATGTATTGTTGGGATCAATCGGAAATCGACGTGTACTGCTCCTCGGACAACCTTTACCTTTCTTCTTTATGACTTTTGCTATGGAAGCGTGTTTACCTATGTCAACAATAAGTGTAAACGCGCAAAAGATAGATTGCTACCGCCCAAAGGGCGGGATCGTACTAGTATCATCTTTATTTACCTGCAGCTATCATTACACCATGTTTACATACTATGGCGTGTTcgtgcgtgcacgcgcgcgcgcgcgtgtgtgtgtgtgtatgtgtgtgtgtgtgtgtgtgtgtgtgtgtgtgtgtgtgtgtgtgtgtgtgtgtgtgtgtgtgtgcgtgtgtgtgtgtgtgtgtgtgtgtgtgtgtgtgtgtgtgtgtgtgtgtgtgtgtgtgtgtgtgtgtgtgtgcgcgcgcgcgcgagtgTGCTGCAATCCCTGTCGACTTACCGTTTACAAATGCCATCCCACTGTACTCTGGCATAGTTGACCAGTCTTGAGAATCCGTTATTTTAAACATCCTTATATTTGTATAAAGTGGATCAGAAAACAGAATTCGCAACGGCTGTTCAATTTCTCGAACACTGGGACGACGAAACCACGTCTTTCCTGCCTTTATCTCATGTCTGCGTTCTCGCACAAGACGTCCAGTGCCGTTATAACACGATCCAAATCGTAAAGCAGCATAGCTAGCATTAGTTGGCCAAATCCATTCTCTTCCATTAGTCCTGTGGTTCTGAGAATCAGGTTGGCCGTCACTGTCAGTGTCTGGAATGTGATGAGGAAGAATGTATGCAGTCCAAGTTTcaaaatatgtaaataaatgaTTGTCATAAGAATTCTTGAAGTATGGTTCATTCCAGCTACCCTCTATTTTGTCTCCATTGTTGTCATAAACAAAGAAGCCAAAGTAGTTCTTCATTACTCCCTAAAGCACACGTATACGTATTCTACAGATGTTAGCTTGAAATGATGCTTTAAAGTGTGAGACCGACCGGCTGTTGCCACGCAGAATACACACATTCAACACAAAGACACAGTGGCGTACGCAGAGTTACTCATGGTCAAGCTTttgtatgacgtcataactGTTTAGTGATATTTAGTATACATAaacttcattgtgtgtgtgtgtgtgtgtgtgtgtgtgtgtgtgtgtgtgtgtgtgtgtgtgtgtgtgtgtgtgtgtgtgtgtgtgtgtgtgtgtgtgtgtgtatgttagcAATACGCGACCACGTTATTTGTCATTTCGCAACCAAAATCGGTACGCACGCTTGGCACGTAAAGAAAAAGTTTTGCGTAAATTTTTAAGAATTGCACATggtcctctctctctctctctgtctctgtctctctctctctctctctctctctctctctctcgagGGATTGACCCTCACTTAAAT is a window of Corticium candelabrum chromosome 20, ooCorCand1.1, whole genome shotgun sequence DNA encoding:
- the LOC134195722 gene encoding uncharacterized protein LOC134195722, with the protein product MMRRLCVVWFLVIFLCQAFGTRKLVQRWNVNDTSDWQKFQAELQAERKGDTDLAAKCEQKENTYAEKYYCRCDSVSSRIMIDPAKTYEFSIDINPLVGVMKNYFGFFVYDNNGDKIEGSWNEPYFKNSYDNHLFTYFETWTAYILPHHIPDTDSDGQPDSQNHRTNGREWIWPTNASYAALRFGSCYNGTGRLVRERRHEIKAGKTWFRRPSVREIEQPLRILFSDPLYTNIRMFKITDSQDWSTMPEYSGMAFVNGKHASIAKVIKKKGKGCPRSSTRRFPIDPNNTYEFSVWLLSTSRYLHNFLGFRVYDAAFNILKLDVKGTDIPYFKRTENDTETWTRWNGFVVPATTDPNDIPKYYSNGVSWQWPLNSKYAQLRFGTCYGHGDNAGKTYFAYPQVVDFDLQP